Proteins from a genomic interval of Cyprinus carpio isolate SPL01 chromosome A21, ASM1834038v1, whole genome shotgun sequence:
- the fabp6 gene encoding gastrotropin encodes MAFNGKWETESQDGYEEFCKLIGIPDDVISKGRDFKLVTEVIQNGDDFTWIQFYPNNHVVTNKFTVGKESDMETVGGKKFKGIVSMDGGKLAISFPKYHHTSEISGGKLVETSTVTGASGPVVFVRTSKKI; translated from the exons ATGGCTTTCAATGGAAAGTGGGAAACCGAATCTCAGGATGGATATGAAGAGTTCTGCAAACTGATTG GTATCCCCGATGATGTCATCTCAAAGGGCCGTGACTTCAAACTTGTGACAGAGGTCATCCAGAATGGAGATGATTTCACATGGATCCAGTTCTACCCAAATAACCATGTTGTGACCAACAAATTCACCGTTGGCAAAGAGAGTGACATGGAGACTGTTGGAGGGAAGAAATTTAAG GGCATAGTCTCCATGGACGGGGGCAAGCTGGCCATAAGTTTCCCCAAGTACCACCACACATCTGAGATCAGCGGTGGAAAGCTGGTGGAG aCCTCCACAGTCACTGGTGCTAGTGGTCCAGTTGTTTTT